Below is a window of Nitrospirota bacterium DNA.
GATCGTCAGTGAACTTCTTGTGAATTTGAGCCATAATCTAAAGCCTCCTTTTTGAGTTTTAGATTACAGCTTATCGAGGGTGTGCACTTTTAAATTTTAAATCTGCTCAAAAGTGTGCACTTTTAATTCTTAATTGACATGTATATAAAATATGTTGTGGCACAAATAAGAATGTGTTAAAATTTACCTTGTTTTAATCTCTTTAAATCTTTGGGGAGGAGCATTATTATGAATATCAAAAGAATAGGCATTATCACAAGCGGCGGAGACGCGGGCGGATTGAATGCAGTAATCAAAGGTGTGGCAAGAGAAGCGTACGCTTACGGTATTGAGTCCGTTGTTATTCCTAACGGATACGCGGGGCTCTATAACCTCGTTGAAATGGAGAATGTTGTCGTGCTTAACGCTGAAAGGGTAAGCCGTATCGAGGCGTCTCTTTCAGGTTCCGAGGCGGGACACTCGAGGGTAAAGATCAGCAAGATCAAAGACCCGAATACCTACGCAAGGATAAAAGAAGGGTTGAAAAAATTCGGCATCGACGCGCTTGTCATAAGCGGCGGAGATGACACCGGCAGCGTTGTTGTTGACCTCGGCGGACAGGGCATCCCCTGTGTGCACGTTCCAAAGACAATGGACCTCGACCTCCAGACCTACAGCGTCGGCGGTGATTCAGCGATCAACAGGATAGCAGTCATGACGCGCGATCTCAAGACAACAGGCATGAGCCACAACCGAGTAATGGTCATTGAAGTGTTCGGAAGATATGTTGGGCACACCGCGTTTCGCGGCGGCATCGGAGCGGAGGCTGACTGTATCTTGATACCTGAGATCCCCGTGGACTTTGATGTTGTATACGAGCATATCAAGACCACCTATTTCGCCAGGATTGAAAGGAGCGATGTCAAGGCAGGCACATATATGATGGTAGTTGCGGAGGGACTCCAGACAGCGTCCGGGGAACTGCTTTATGATGAATCCGCCGGGGTGGATGCGTTCGGGCACAAGAAACTCGCAGGCGCCGGGAAATATGTGAGACAGCAGATCGAAAAGAGAATGAAGGCTGACCCCGCGATACCCGATTTCATGAAGAAGGTCGGTATGTACGCGCCGGGCGTGTATGAGATACCGGAGGTAAGGGAAGTAGCTCCAAGCCATCTCGTGCGTTCCGGTCAGACTTCCGCCTATGATGTGAACTTCGGATACAGGGCAGGCGCAGCCGGGGTACTGATGCTGCTTCAGGGAAAGACAGGGAACACGGTTGTTGATGTGAGCGGAAATAAAGTGCTCTACATCCCGACAACAGAGGCGATCAAACGCAGAGAAGTTGATATAGCCGAGGTAGCGCTTTTTGAAACCCTGGGGATTTGCTTCGGCAGAAAACCTGAGAAGTGCGAGTTCGTGTGTGAAGCCGCGTCAATGCCGATAGAGAGACATGTGTAAATCAGATAATACGGTAGGGGCGGGTTTTAAACTCGCCCTTTTTTTATTAGGTTTAATAAATAGAACAACTTGTGTAATATATATCGATGCCCAAAAAGAACAACAACGAGATAGTTGGAATAATAGTCGGCGGCGGCCCGGCCCCGGGCATAAACGGAGTCATCAGTTCTGCGACAATCGAAGCCATTAACGAAGGCAAACAGGTTGTCGGCATAATGGGCGGGTTCAAGGCCCTTTTCGCGGGAGACCTGAATTGCACAATACCTCTTACCATAAATGACGTCTCAATGATACACGCGCAGGGCGGCTCTATTTTAAGGACGTCCCGCGAATATCCCGACAAGGTCAAAGAGAAGTTCAAAGTCCTGATGTCCACAATTAAAAAACTCGGCATCAATTATCTTGTGACCATCGGCGGCGAGGGCACGCTTTTCATGGCGAACTGGATTGAGAGGGAGGCCAGGGGATCTCTCAGCGTAGCGCATGTTCCAAAGACCATTGACAACGATATCCCTCTGCCGGGCGGCGTTTGCACCTTCGGTTATCAGACGGCCCGCCATCGCGGAGTGAACATTGTTGACAATTTAATACAGGATGCAAAGACAACAGGCAGGTGGTATTTTATCACCACGATGGGCCGGTATGCCGGGCATCTCGCGCTTGGGATCGGCAAGGCAGCCGGCGCAACGGTAACGCTTATCTCCGAAGAATTAGAGGACAACGTTTCATTTAAAAAGGTTGCCGACGTACTCACCGGCTCTATAATAAAAAGGCTCTCCATGGACAGGGACTACGGCGTGGCGGTCCTCGCAGAAGGGATAGCGGAGAAATTTGACCATGACGAGCTCTGCAAATACGAACAACTGGAAAAAGATGAGACCGGCCGGGTGAGGCTCTCAGAGATCCAGCTTGGAAGGATCTTGAAAAATTTTGTTAAGAAGACCCTTGAGTCCATGGGATTAAATATAACCATTGTAGACAAGACAGTCGGTTACGAATTAAGGGCTTCCGCCCCTATACCGTTTGATATTGAATACACAAGGGACCTCGGTTACGGTGTGGTCCGTTATCTCCTCAAAGGCGGCACAGGCGCGATGATAGTATTTGATGAAGGACGGCTCAGGCCGATCCCGTTTGTCGAACTGATGGATTACAACACCGGCAAGGTCAAGATGCGTCCTGTTGATCTGACCGCAGAGACTTACAAGGTTGGAAGAGAGTATATGATACGCCTTGAGAAAGAGGATTTCTCCGGCGATAAACTCGCCTGCCTCGCAAAGACCGCGAATATGAAGCCGGAGGACTTCAAGCAGAGATTCGGTTATGTAGTGTAGGACAAGAACGTAATCCCCCTCGTCGTATCTTCTAATTATTTTCACAAATTCATTTTCATCAATAACTATCCAAACACTTAGCAGCAGCTTTAAATAGCAATCGTTATTCAAATATATTTTTGCCATTAACATTTCCCGCATGTTCTTTAATCTTCCTTTAAGCTTTCATTTGTTAAGCTGGTGTCAGGATCAAAAAGGATGATGCTATAAAAACCTTATTAACAATTTTAAAATGCGAAAGGAGTCAAAAGATGACACGTATTAAAGTATGGGATGTTCCGACACGCTTGTTTCACTGGCTGTTGGCGGGCGCCTTCCTGGCGGCCTTCGGCATCGCACAATTTGTATCGGACAAGGACCCGCTGTTTTCTGTTCACGCGCTTCTCGGCCTTGTGATCGGTTTGATGGCGCTCCTCAGGATTATCTGGGGCTTTGCGGGTTCCAGATACGCCAAATTCAGCTCATTCATATTCAGCCCCGGAGAGTTAACCGGCTACATGAGAGACGCTTTCAGCGGAAAGGGAAAGCGGTATATAGGGCACAACCCCGGGTCCGGGTACGCTATTTTTGCTATGCTCGTTCTTCTGCTTGGGATCGTGACAACGGGCCTGCTCAGTCAGAGCGGAGAAATATTCGAGGGCCTTCATGAGTTCTTCGCATACGCCATGATAGCTATGGTGACCATGCATATACTGGGTGTGCTCTGGCATACGATCAGGCATAAAGAGAATATCACTTTCAGTATGGTGACCGGGACCAAAGAAGGCGTACAGAACGAAGGGATATTATCTGCCAGACCGCTGGCGGGAATCGCCTTCCTGCTCTTAACCGGACTTTGGTCAGCGGGTCTTTTCACCAGCTATGACCAGAACACCAGGCAAACTGTCCTGCCTGTAATCGGCACTGCCGTTCAACTAAGCGAGAACGAGAACAAGGCGGAAAAACATAAAGGTGTTCACAAAAAGCATCAGAAACACGATGACGACTAACTGTAGCGGATGTTAATAGTTGGCAAGTAAGGTAACGGCTCGATAATTAGAAGCGGATCCAGGCTTAACACCTGGACCCGCTTCTCTATTTCAGTTTAAACACACACCTACCCCCTCTTAATAGAGGGGAATAAGAAGAACAACCTGTTACCCTAAAATATCATCCGGCACTTTCTTCTCGACAACTACCGGCTTGACGGTCTTGTTCACAAGCTCTTTTGATCCGGCAACCTTCAGCTCTTTGAAGAGCAATTCGAACTTGTCTTCAAGCTCTTTCATGATCGGGCCTTTTACATTTGCCGGGAGGTCCCACCATTTTTTCTTTAAAGTGCCGAAGCCTTTTTTGCGTGTGCTGTAGAAGAACTGCTCGTCTGTCTGTCCTTCTTTTCTCTCTTTTGCGCACTCTGTTTTTAGATACGCATAAATTTCATCCCTGAATGACGCGGGCAGCGACTTGCTGTCGTACATGATGTTCTGAAATCCTGTTGCAAGGTGCACTTCAGATGTGGTTGTCTCAGGGAAAGTGTGGAACGCTTCGTCCGGCAGTGTTGACGCGCCGTGCTGGACCGCGCCTGAAAGGCCGTATTCCTTTCTCGCGACTTCGGAGATCTTTCTGAGCGTGTCAAAGTCGATCTTTACCTTTGCGAGCGTGCCGTCAGGAAGAACAACGCCGCCGTGCGCAGTGCCTGTCTGGACGCTCATCTTGCTTATGCCCTTGCCTTTGTAAGTTTCTTTGAAACCGTCAAGATACGCCCTCAGTTCTTCTGGCGTGCTGTTCTTTCCGCCGATCTCGCCGATCTCTCCTCCGACCGAAACGGTAACTCCCTTGGGCTCAAGGCTTCTGATATATTCCGTCAGCTCCGCTGCGTTTGCAAAGTTCGGCCTCTGCTGTTCTTTCAGAGTCGGTTTTTCAAGGTCAACAAGCGTGGATGAGTCAATATCGATGTTGTAGAATTCACCGTCAATGGCCTCCTTGATGAGTCCCTTGATGTAGTTCTTTTCAAGGTCAGGGCCTGACAGGTAGTTTTTCCTGATGAGCTGGAAGTGGTCTCCCTGGATAAAAACCGGGCCGGCAAAACATTCCCTGACCGCGGCAGCAAGAATAACAGCGGTATATTCAAGAGGCTTCTGTTTTGTATAACCGATCTCCGAGCGGGCTATCTCGAATATGAAGGCCCCGATATTTTTCTCGATAGCCTTTTTAAAAATGACCCTTGAAGTGTCATAGGTAAGCCCCCTGATGTTCATCGCGGGAACTGTAAAGCCGGGATAATTTCTCCCCATCTCTTCATAAAGTCCCTGGATGGATGAAGGCACCGCGCCCATCTGCTTGGCTATCTCAATGACAAGCCTCTGCAATGACTTTCTCTTTTCTTCGTCCTGGTTGAAGACCGCCTCGTAAATGAGGTCGTCAATGAGACCTCTTACTCCGGCAGCGTCTTTGACCTGTACCTTTCCGCCGCTGATGCTCACGCAGCTTTTCAGCTTTGCTAATACCTCTGACATATTGCCTCCTTCGTTTTAAATGGATTAATTCAAAATGGGACTGCAAATAACGTTTATGCCCTATGAAAAAATATCACAGAGAAATCATATCAAAAACACTTCATTCTATCAACAGCAAAATATCTGGCTGTGATAGCGCTTTGCCGCATATGCTGGTTTAAGAAAAATCCGGAGGGGTTGTGCTAATATAATCTCTTTATTAAGGAGATCATGGAAGAGCGGCTTCAGAAAGTATTGGCAAAATGCGGCATTGCCTCACGCAGAATGGCTGAGGAGATGATCCTTGAAGGGCTGGTGACAGTTAATGGAACCCCGGCGACACTCGGGATGAAGGCAGACCTTGAAAGGGACCATATAAAGGTGAGAGGTAAGCTCATCCGCAATGCTGAATCAAAGGTCTATCTGGTTTTAAACAAGCCGGAGAAATGTCTTACGACAATGTCCGATTCCGAGGGTAGACCGACGGTCAAGGATTTGATAAAGGGTGTGAGGGAGAAGGTTTTCCCTGTTGGAAGGCTTGACTATAATTCGGAAGGCCTCCTGATCATAACGAATGACGGAGAGCTGGCGAACGCGATACTTCACCCTGCCAAGAAGATCCCGAAGACATATCTCGTGAAGGTCAACGGATTCATTGAAGATAAGGACCTGGCAAAACTTGAAAAAGGGATCAAGCTTGACGACGGCATGACCGCTCCGGCAAAGGTGAAGAAAATTAAAAAGACGGAAGCTAATTCGTGGATTGAGATAACAATTTATGAAGGCAGGAAAAGGCAGATCAGAAGGATGATGGACCGGGTAGGACATCCGGTTATAAAGCTCAGGAGGATTAAGATTAACGGCATCTCTCTCGGCAAGCTGGAGACCGGCGCGTTACGCTTTCTTACACCTGGAGAATTGAAGAAACTGAAACAAGAAGTCGGAGTTAATTAGAGTCTGTTTATAACTTGCTATTTTTATTTTTGTCATGCCCGAAGTCTTTAATCGGGCATCCAGAACCTATCGGAAAGACTGGATTCCCGCTCAACAGACTGCGGGAATGACGGTTTAATGTTTGAGTTTATGGACAGACACTAATTAGTAAATCAAAGGAACGATAATGCTAAGAGATAAAAATTGCGGTGAAATCAGAGAGACGGATATCGGTTCAACAATCAATATTGCCGG
It encodes the following:
- a CDS encoding 6-phosphofructokinase, with product MKRIGIITSGGDAGGLNAVIKGVAREAYAYGIESVVIPNGYAGLYNLVEMENVVVLNAERVSRIEASLSGSEAGHSRVKISKIKDPNTYARIKEGLKKFGIDALVISGGDDTGSVVVDLGGQGIPCVHVPKTMDLDLQTYSVGGDSAINRIAVMTRDLKTTGMSHNRVMVIEVFGRYVGHTAFRGGIGAEADCILIPEIPVDFDVVYEHIKTTYFARIERSDVKAGTYMMVVAEGLQTASGELLYDESAGVDAFGHKKLAGAGKYVRQQIEKRMKADPAIPDFMKKVGMYAPGVYEIPEVREVAPSHLVRSGQTSAYDVNFGYRAGAAGVLMLLQGKTGNTVVDVSGNKVLYIPTTEAIKRREVDIAEVALFETLGICFGRKPEKCEFVCEAASMPIERHV
- a CDS encoding 6-phosphofructokinase, yielding MPKKNNNEIVGIIVGGGPAPGINGVISSATIEAINEGKQVVGIMGGFKALFAGDLNCTIPLTINDVSMIHAQGGSILRTSREYPDKVKEKFKVLMSTIKKLGINYLVTIGGEGTLFMANWIEREARGSLSVAHVPKTIDNDIPLPGGVCTFGYQTARHRGVNIVDNLIQDAKTTGRWYFITTMGRYAGHLALGIGKAAGATVTLISEELEDNVSFKKVADVLTGSIIKRLSMDRDYGVAVLAEGIAEKFDHDELCKYEQLEKDETGRVRLSEIQLGRILKNFVKKTLESMGLNITIVDKTVGYELRASAPIPFDIEYTRDLGYGVVRYLLKGGTGAMIVFDEGRLRPIPFVELMDYNTGKVKMRPVDLTAETYKVGREYMIRLEKEDFSGDKLACLAKTANMKPEDFKQRFGYVV
- a CDS encoding cytochrome b/b6 domain-containing protein — protein: MTRIKVWDVPTRLFHWLLAGAFLAAFGIAQFVSDKDPLFSVHALLGLVIGLMALLRIIWGFAGSRYAKFSSFIFSPGELTGYMRDAFSGKGKRYIGHNPGSGYAIFAMLVLLLGIVTTGLLSQSGEIFEGLHEFFAYAMIAMVTMHILGVLWHTIRHKENITFSMVTGTKEGVQNEGILSARPLAGIAFLLLTGLWSAGLFTSYDQNTRQTVLPVIGTAVQLSENENKAEKHKGVHKKHQKHDDD
- a CDS encoding class II fructose-bisphosphate aldolase, encoding MSEVLAKLKSCVSISGGKVQVKDAAGVRGLIDDLIYEAVFNQDEEKRKSLQRLVIEIAKQMGAVPSSIQGLYEEMGRNYPGFTVPAMNIRGLTYDTSRVIFKKAIEKNIGAFIFEIARSEIGYTKQKPLEYTAVILAAAVRECFAGPVFIQGDHFQLIRKNYLSGPDLEKNYIKGLIKEAIDGEFYNIDIDSSTLVDLEKPTLKEQQRPNFANAAELTEYIRSLEPKGVTVSVGGEIGEIGGKNSTPEELRAYLDGFKETYKGKGISKMSVQTGTAHGGVVLPDGTLAKVKIDFDTLRKISEVARKEYGLSGAVQHGASTLPDEAFHTFPETTTSEVHLATGFQNIMYDSKSLPASFRDEIYAYLKTECAKERKEGQTDEQFFYSTRKKGFGTLKKKWWDLPANVKGPIMKELEDKFELLFKELKVAGSKELVNKTVKPVVVEKKVPDDILG
- a CDS encoding rRNA pseudouridine synthase, with protein sequence MEERLQKVLAKCGIASRRMAEEMILEGLVTVNGTPATLGMKADLERDHIKVRGKLIRNAESKVYLVLNKPEKCLTTMSDSEGRPTVKDLIKGVREKVFPVGRLDYNSEGLLIITNDGELANAILHPAKKIPKTYLVKVNGFIEDKDLAKLEKGIKLDDGMTAPAKVKKIKKTEANSWIEITIYEGRKRQIRRMMDRVGHPVIKLRRIKINGISLGKLETGALRFLTPGELKKLKQEVGVN